One segment of Polyodon spathula isolate WHYD16114869_AA chromosome 20, ASM1765450v1, whole genome shotgun sequence DNA contains the following:
- the LOC121295784 gene encoding E3 SUMO-protein ligase CBX4-like produces MELPAAGEHVFAVESIEKKRIRKGRVEYLVKWRGWSPKYNTWEPEENILDPRLLIAFQNRERQEQLMGYRKRGPKPKHLVVQIPSFALRSSVLSDLQETSLDDENRPKTETIPGNKMQYQQYQLNSKKHHQYQPNSNEAQVEQQANSKKKYYYQLNSKKHHHYQPDPKLYDLQYQRGRETSGQLHLDHSQNLSPTLQQTWVHNKETGCINQVKDLSVELKKLPAHLTGSDPVLNANGVTSAAKEVAMSNGIGSKMKIVKNKNKNGRIVIVMSKYMENGMQSAKIKSRDNEMSHQDRKVDTSGNVSERTKLVDSHGSEDGGNKDEEEQMPTSAGTATGLNNGHPQTDEVGIRNNDNMEKDSNETGNNAELIDDQPLQLTTKPNLIPWPFEMGVLSRLDQKRNEVGINLAHSRKRNLSEPNEERGVFKKFLTSRSISTPSSVPQLPQEKPMDLHLNSYHHTSVSDYLFDGSNPEEPIDLSFVKPRDVVETCKQVQVDPKEKEPLETQEEKEEPASSFKPFLGNIIITDVTANCLTVTFKEYITV; encoded by the exons ATGGAGCTACCAGCGGCGGGAGAGCACGTCTTTGCTGTGGAAAGCATTGAGAAAAAGCGAATAAGAAAG ggAAGAGTTGAATACCTGGTGAAATGGAGAGGCTGGTCTCCCAA ATACAACACGTGGGAGCCAGAGGAAAACATCCTTGATCCGAGACTTCTGATTGCTTTCCAAAATAG aGAAAGGCAGGAGCAACTTATGGGTTACCGCAAACGTGGACCTAAACCCAAACACCTCGTGGTTCAG ATTCCTTCTTTTGCCCTGCGTTCCAGTGTCCTTTCGGATCTCCAGGAAACCTCTCTGGATGATGAGAACAGGCCCAAGACTGAGACTATCCCAGGGAACAAAATGCAGTATCAACAGTATCAGCTGAACAGCAAGAAGCACCACCAGTACCAACCCAACAGTAACGAGGCCCAAGTCGAGCAACAGGCCAACAGCAAGAAGAAATATTACTACCAGCTTAACAGCAAAAAGCATCACCATTACCAACCGGACCCCAAATTGTACGACCTTCAGTACCAAAGGGGAAGAGAGACCAGCGGTCAGCTCCATTTGGACCACAGTCAAAATCTGTCTCCCACTCTGCAGCAGACGTGGGTTCACAATAAAGAGACTGGATGCATTAATCAGGTTAAAGACCTGTCCGTGGAGCTCAAGAAGCTTCCAGCCCATTTAACTGGAAGCGATCCAGTTCTGAACGCTAATGGAGTTACCAGTGCCGCCAAAGAAGTTGCAATGAGCAACGGGATTGGAAGTAAAATGAAAAtcgtgaaaaacaaaaacaagaatggGAGAATCGTCATTGTCATGAGCAAATATATGGAGAATGGAATGCAGTCGGCAAAGATTAAATCCAGGGACAATGAAATGAGCCATCAGGACAGAAAGGTAGATACTTCAGGAAATGTCTCGGAGAGGACTAAGTTGGTTGATTCACATGGATCGGAAGATGGGGGTAACAAAGATGAAGAAGAACAAATGCCAACAAGTGCTGGTACTGCTACTGGACTAAACAATGGACATCCCCAAACTGATGAAGTAGGGATAAGAAATAATGATAACATGGAAAAAGACAGTAATGAGACTGGAAATAATGCAGAACTGATAGATGACCAACCTCTTCAGCTTACCACCAAACCTAATTTAATACCATGGCCCTTTGAAATGGGTGTTCTGTCGAGACTGGACCAGAAAAGGAATGAGGTTGGAATAAATCTGGCTCATTCCAGGAAACGCAATCTCTCTGAGCCAAATGAGGAAAGAGGAGTTTTCAAAAAGTTTCTCACTTCTAGGAGCATAAGCACACCCAGCAGTGTGCCTCAGCTACCCCAAGAGAAGCCAATGGACCTTCATCTGAACAGCTACCACCACACTAGTGTATCAGACTATTTGTTTGATGGTTCAAACCCAGAAGAACCTATAGACTTAAGTTTTGTGAAGCCCAGAGATGTGGTGGAGACCTGCAAGCAAGTGCAGGTAGACCCAAAGGAGAAAGAGCCTTTGGAGACACAGGAAGAGAAGGAGGAACCTGCATCTAGTTTTAAACCATTCCTTGGAAACATCATAATTACTGACGTCACTGCAAACTGTCTTACCGTCACCTTTAAGGAATATATTACTGTCTAA